In Mucilaginibacter celer, one DNA window encodes the following:
- a CDS encoding efflux RND transporter permease subunit — protein sequence MFETFIKRPVLSLVISLIITLLGVLALITLPVTQFPDIVPPSVTVTANYTGANAEVCAKAVATPLERAINGVPGMTYMSTVCSNDGLTVIQIYFNVGVDPDQAAVNVQNRVATIIDEMPEEVIKAGVTTEKEVNSMLMYLNIMSQDTSMDEKFIYNFTDINVLQELKRIEGVGRAEIMGAKEYSMRVWLKPDRMMAYKVSTDEVIGAIRAQNVEAAPGKTGQSSDKSPQALQYVLRYSGKFFEPKQYENIVIRAEDDGSVLRLKEIADVEFGSLTYSMVSNTDGKPSASIMIKQRPGSNARDVINNIKTRMAELKKSSFPSGMTYNVNYDVSRFLDASIHEVLRTLVEAFILVFIVVYIFLQNFRSTLIPALAVPVALIGSLAFMQMLGFSINLLTLFALVLAIGIVVDNAIVVVEAVHVKMTEDHLSPMDATIKAMGEISGAIVAITLVMSAVFVPVAFMSGPVGVFYRQFSLTLAISIVISGVNALTLTPALCAIMLKHNPASKKKSIVQRFFGGFNNRYNNLQGRYSTLMTWLSPRKGLTLILLAAFFVLTWGTSAILPTGFIPTEDQGMIYVNVTTPAGATVERTEDVLKQVAEKTKSIEAIESVSTLSGYSLVNEIAGASYGMAMINLKPWDDRKESLDDIINLLTEKTKNIGDASIQYFPPPTVPGFGNASGFEIRVLDRSGQGDLQKAAKVTKDFVDALNASPEISGAFTSFDPNFPQYLISVDQQTAAQKGITVDMAMSTLQTLMGSFYASNFIRFGQMYKVMVQASPEYRSRPEDVLNLQVKNDKGEMVPFSTFIKMEKVFGPEQLTRYNMYTSAMVTGDAAKGFSSGDANKAIERIAAQKLPKGYTFEWSGMTREQVLSGNQAIYIFVVCLIFVYLLLAAQYESFLLPLPVILSLPTGIFGAFFFLKITGLENNIYAQVALVMLIGLLGKNAILIVEFAIQRQREGLSIIKAAIEGAVSRLRPILMTSLAFIAGLIPLCLASGAGAMGNRSIGTAAAGGMLMGTIFGLILIPGLYVIFAGLAERNKKSKKPTEVVHHELDIVNN from the coding sequence ATGTTCGAAACCTTTATAAAGCGACCGGTGCTGTCGCTGGTTATTTCATTGATTATTACCCTGTTGGGCGTGCTGGCGCTGATTACTTTGCCCGTTACCCAGTTTCCTGATATTGTACCGCCATCGGTTACCGTAACGGCCAACTATACCGGTGCCAACGCCGAGGTATGCGCCAAAGCCGTCGCCACTCCCCTTGAGCGTGCTATTAACGGCGTACCGGGCATGACCTACATGTCTACCGTTTGCAGTAACGACGGTTTAACCGTTATCCAGATCTATTTTAACGTGGGCGTTGATCCCGACCAGGCCGCGGTGAACGTACAAAACCGCGTAGCCACTATTATTGACGAGATGCCGGAAGAGGTTATCAAAGCCGGTGTTACAACCGAAAAAGAGGTCAACAGTATGCTGATGTACCTAAACATTATGAGCCAGGACACCAGCATGGACGAGAAGTTTATTTACAACTTTACCGATATCAACGTACTGCAGGAACTTAAACGTATTGAGGGTGTTGGCCGTGCCGAAATTATGGGTGCCAAAGAATACTCGATGCGTGTTTGGCTTAAACCCGACCGGATGATGGCCTACAAGGTATCAACCGATGAGGTAATTGGTGCTATCCGCGCGCAAAACGTGGAGGCGGCTCCGGGTAAAACGGGGCAAAGCTCGGATAAAAGTCCGCAGGCTTTGCAGTATGTATTGCGCTATTCGGGTAAATTTTTTGAGCCTAAGCAGTATGAAAATATTGTGATCCGTGCGGAGGATGACGGCTCGGTATTAAGATTGAAAGAAATTGCTGATGTTGAATTTGGCTCGTTAACCTACAGTATGGTATCCAATACTGATGGCAAGCCTTCTGCATCTATCATGATAAAACAGCGCCCCGGCTCAAATGCCCGCGATGTAATCAACAACATTAAAACCCGTATGGCCGAGCTTAAAAAAAGCTCGTTCCCCAGCGGGATGACCTACAATGTTAACTATGATGTATCGCGCTTTTTAGATGCTTCCATACATGAAGTATTACGTACGCTTGTTGAAGCTTTTATACTGGTATTCATCGTAGTATATATCTTTTTGCAGAATTTTCGTTCAACCCTTATTCCGGCATTGGCGGTGCCGGTGGCGTTGATTGGTTCGCTGGCTTTTATGCAGATGCTGGGCTTCTCCATTAACCTGCTCACCCTGTTTGCGTTGGTACTGGCGATAGGTATTGTGGTAGATAACGCCATTGTTGTGGTTGAAGCCGTACACGTAAAAATGACTGAAGACCACCTGAGCCCCATGGATGCCACCATTAAAGCCATGGGCGAGATTAGCGGGGCTATTGTGGCTATCACCCTGGTAATGTCGGCAGTGTTTGTGCCGGTGGCTTTCATGTCGGGGCCGGTGGGGGTATTTTACCGGCAGTTTTCGTTAACGCTGGCTATTTCCATCGTCATATCCGGTGTAAATGCCTTAACCCTTACTCCTGCCCTCTGCGCCATTATGCTTAAGCATAACCCGGCATCTAAAAAGAAAAGTATCGTTCAGCGCTTTTTTGGTGGATTTAATAACCGGTACAACAACTTACAGGGCCGGTACTCCACCTTAATGACCTGGCTTTCGCCGCGCAAAGGCCTTACTCTTATTTTATTGGCCGCCTTCTTTGTGCTTACCTGGGGAACCAGCGCTATATTACCTACCGGTTTTATCCCAACCGAAGATCAGGGTATGATTTACGTAAACGTAACAACCCCGGCAGGTGCCACGGTTGAACGTACCGAAGATGTTTTAAAACAGGTAGCCGAAAAAACCAAATCGATAGAAGCAATCGAATCTGTTTCTACCCTATCGGGATATAGTTTGGTGAATGAAATTGCCGGTGCCTCGTATGGTATGGCGATGATTAACCTGAAACCATGGGATGACCGGAAGGAATCGTTAGATGATATTATCAACCTGCTTACCGAAAAAACAAAAAATATCGGGGATGCTTCTATTCAATACTTCCCGCCGCCAACCGTACCGGGTTTTGGTAATGCCAGCGGTTTCGAGATCCGGGTGCTTGACCGCAGCGGGCAGGGCGATTTGCAGAAAGCGGCCAAAGTAACCAAAGATTTTGTAGATGCCTTGAATGCTTCGCCCGAGATTTCGGGAGCCTTTACCAGTTTCGATCCCAATTTTCCGCAATATTTGATTTCTGTAGATCAGCAAACCGCCGCTCAGAAAGGCATTACGGTTGATATGGCCATGTCGACCCTGCAAACATTGATGGGAAGTTTTTATGCCTCAAATTTTATCCGTTTCGGGCAGATGTACAAAGTGATGGTTCAGGCCTCGCCCGAGTATCGCTCACGGCCCGAAGATGTTTTAAACCTGCAGGTAAAGAACGACAAGGGCGAGATGGTTCCGTTCTCTACATTTATTAAAATGGAAAAAGTGTTCGGCCCAGAGCAGCTTACCCGTTACAATATGTACACATCGGCCATGGTTACCGGCGATGCCGCCAAAGGTTTCAGCAGCGGCGATGCCAATAAGGCTATAGAACGAATTGCGGCACAGAAACTGCCCAAAGGTTATACCTTCGAATGGTCGGGTATGACGCGCGAGCAGGTGCTTTCGGGCAATCAGGCTATTTACATTTTTGTGGTGTGCCTGATATTTGTTTACCTGTTGCTTGCCGCGCAATATGAAAGCTTCCTGTTGCCATTACCCGTTATCCTCTCCTTGCCTACCGGTATTTTCGGTGCCTTTTTCTTTTTGAAGATCACCGGGTTGGAGAACAACATTTACGCCCAGGTAGCATTGGTAATGCTTATTGGCTTATTGGGTAAAAACGCCATCCTGATTGTGGAGTTTGCCATTCAACGGCAAAGAGAAGGGTTAAGCATTATTAAAGCAGCAATTGAAGGCGCGGTATCCCGCCTTCGCCCTATCCTCATGACCTCGCTGGCTTTTATAGCAGGCTTGATCCCTTTATGTCTGGCCAGTGGTGCCGGCGCCATGGGTAACCGTTCAATTGGTACAGCCGCTGCCGGGGGGATGCTGATGGGAACCATATTTGGCCTGATATTGATACCGGGGCTTTACGTGATTTTTGCCGGTTTGGCAGAGCGAAACAAAAAATCAAAAAAGCCCACCGAAGTGGTTCATCATGAGTTGGATATCGTAAATAACTAA
- a CDS encoding TolC family protein, giving the protein MLKKAIIYIFNTALVVVIAAGCKSYKLVTGEEVSSNLPASFGGSRDTTTIAALPLNQFFSDQRLINLIDTALKANPDLLSALQRVEAARANLRFNASKLLPTVNLAANAGIEKYGKFTQNGVGNYDTNFSNNISGDQHIPDPVPNYFLGFQSSWEVDLWGKLNNQKKAAFARFLASQSGYRLVTTALTAQIAGLYYQLLAYDTELNIIKKNIRLQEHALEIVKIQKLGGRATELAVQQFEAQLARTKGLQYITRQQITETENMLSFLTGSYSAKISRDTSIMKTQLPLVTGTGVPSQMLLNRPDIRAAELELTAMNADIKAARANFFPTLTLTPYVGYNSFRANLLFDPASFTYGILGGVTAPIFNRKAIKAEYERTIAEQKVAVYNYQKSILSGFQEVKNNLSGIDNFNHAFELKQSELQALNNALSVANDLYLVGRANYLEIITAQRSVLDAELELAGIKRDIFLSSVNLYQAVGGGWR; this is encoded by the coding sequence ATGCTAAAAAAAGCAATTATATATATATTCAATACAGCACTTGTGGTTGTAATTGCCGCCGGCTGTAAGAGCTATAAGCTTGTCACGGGTGAGGAAGTAAGTAGTAATTTGCCCGCGTCATTCGGCGGAAGTAGGGATACAACCACCATTGCCGCGCTGCCCCTTAACCAGTTCTTTTCGGATCAGAGACTGATCAATCTGATTGACACTGCACTTAAGGCAAACCCCGACTTGCTCTCGGCGCTTCAGCGTGTGGAAGCCGCGCGTGCCAATTTGAGGTTTAACGCCTCGAAGCTTTTACCAACTGTTAATCTCGCCGCCAATGCGGGCATTGAAAAGTATGGTAAATTCACACAAAATGGCGTAGGTAATTACGATACCAATTTTTCAAATAACATCAGCGGCGATCAGCATATTCCCGATCCGGTGCCCAATTACTTCCTCGGTTTTCAAAGTTCGTGGGAAGTTGATCTGTGGGGAAAGCTGAATAACCAGAAAAAGGCTGCTTTTGCACGTTTCCTGGCCAGCCAGAGTGGATATAGGTTGGTTACCACGGCCCTTACAGCCCAGATAGCCGGTTTGTACTACCAGTTACTGGCCTATGATACTGAGTTGAACATCATTAAAAAGAATATCAGGCTACAGGAACATGCCTTGGAGATTGTAAAGATCCAAAAACTGGGCGGCCGCGCCACCGAACTTGCAGTACAGCAATTTGAGGCGCAGCTGGCCCGCACCAAAGGCCTGCAATACATAACCCGCCAGCAAATAACCGAGACAGAAAACATGCTCAGTTTTTTAACCGGCAGCTACTCGGCTAAGATCAGCCGTGATACATCGATCATGAAAACACAATTGCCGTTGGTTACCGGTACGGGTGTCCCTTCGCAAATGCTGCTGAACAGGCCCGATATCCGCGCGGCCGAACTGGAATTGACTGCCATGAATGCCGATATCAAAGCAGCAAGGGCTAACTTTTTCCCTACGCTAACGCTTACTCCATACGTTGGCTATAACAGTTTCAGGGCAAACCTGCTGTTCGACCCCGCGTCATTCACCTATGGGATTTTGGGAGGTGTAACAGCGCCGATATTTAACCGCAAGGCCATCAAAGCCGAATATGAGCGCACGATTGCCGAGCAGAAAGTGGCAGTTTACAATTATCAAAAAAGCATTCTTTCGGGTTTTCAGGAAGTGAAGAACAACCTGAGCGGGATTGATAATTTTAACCATGCTTTTGAATTGAAACAAAGCGAACTACAGGCGCTAAACAACGCTTTGTCGGTAGCCAATGATCTTTATTTGGTTGGCCGGGCAAACTATCTTGAAATTATCACCGCCCAGCGCAGCGTGCTTGATGCCGAGCTTGAACTGGCCGGTATTAAGCGGGATATTTTCCTGAGCTCGGTTAATTTGTACCAGGCTGTTGGTGGCGGCTGGCGGTAA
- a CDS encoding M16 family metallopeptidase, producing MIKHLKHALIAPSIAVMAFSAAAQTGAQPRLIEKITRKGSELVIPYEKYVLPNGLTVILAEDHSDPLVHVDITYHVGSAREEIGKSGFAHFFEHMMFQGSDHVANGDHFKIITESGGTLNGSTNRDRTNYYETVPANQLEKMLWLESDRMGFLLDAVTQQKFEVQRATVKNERGQNYDNRPYGLVGQYASKTLYPYGHPYSWLTIGYIEELNKVGVNDLKNFFLRWYGPNNATLTIGGDLNPKQTLAWISKYFGSIPRGPEVKNMSLPAPVLKSDRYVSYVDNYAKLPLLSVSYPGVKIYDKDMSPLDALSAIIGQGRNSIFYKNFVKTRKAAQATMGSSNTELAGEISMRVVPFPGQTLADAKKLMDESLAEFEQKGVSDDDLARFKANSEADYINSLSSVNGKVSELAQAQTFTGNPNQIGRELAAIRAVTKEDVMRVYNQYIKGKPAVILSVLPKGGALQPVAPDNFTIDTTGYKRPDYGYNGLTYHKPNDNFDRKLKPGVGPNPAIKVPAMWSANTPNGINIIGTENNEIPAVAISMSIKGGGLFAVANPAKAGLAGIVGKMMNEGTQKYTSEQFNAELEKLGSSISVFASFDQVSVEVSSLTKNLGKTMSLLEERLYHPKFTQDDLDRIKKQTLEGFKQAKTQPAGVATTVYGKILYGTDNVRTYAAGGNEETVAGITLQDVQDYYDANFAPSVTKVVVVGDVNEAAAKNALAFLNTWKDKKISIPAPAAGKTFDKTTLYLVDIPGAAQSEIRIGYLDNINYDATGEYYKLNIANYILGGAFNSHINLNLREKKGWTYGARSSFSSGKYGGDFTASAGVLATATDSSVVEFMKEISNYQKNGITADELKFTQTSIGQADARRYETNDQKASFLSRIQEYNLKPSFVDEQNKILSTITTAEINQLATKYLDTNKMIILVVGDKAKIYSGLQKLGYPIVELDADGKVKQ from the coding sequence ATGATCAAACATTTAAAACATGCATTGATTGCCCCGTCAATTGCTGTTATGGCCTTTAGCGCCGCCGCCCAAACGGGTGCCCAACCCAGACTCATTGAAAAAATTACCCGCAAAGGATCAGAACTGGTTATTCCTTACGAAAAATACGTACTACCCAACGGCTTAACCGTTATTTTGGCCGAAGACCATTCAGATCCGCTGGTTCACGTAGATATTACCTATCACGTTGGCTCAGCACGCGAAGAGATTGGCAAATCGGGCTTTGCGCATTTTTTTGAGCACATGATGTTCCAGGGATCAGACCATGTGGCTAACGGCGATCACTTCAAAATCATTACCGAATCGGGCGGCACTTTAAATGGTTCAACCAACCGCGACCGTACCAATTATTATGAAACCGTTCCGGCCAACCAGCTGGAAAAAATGCTTTGGCTGGAATCGGACAGGATGGGCTTTCTGTTAGATGCCGTTACTCAGCAAAAATTTGAGGTACAGCGTGCCACGGTAAAAAACGAACGCGGGCAAAACTATGATAACCGTCCTTACGGTTTGGTTGGCCAGTATGCTTCAAAAACCTTGTACCCCTACGGTCACCCCTATTCCTGGTTAACTATCGGTTATATTGAGGAGTTGAATAAAGTAGGTGTTAATGATCTTAAAAACTTCTTCCTGCGTTGGTACGGGCCTAACAATGCTACCCTTACCATAGGTGGTGATCTGAACCCTAAGCAAACACTTGCCTGGATCAGCAAATATTTCGGCAGCATCCCGCGCGGACCCGAAGTTAAAAACATGTCGTTACCGGCACCTGTTTTAAAATCAGATCGTTATGTATCTTATGTAGATAATTACGCCAAGCTGCCTTTGTTATCGGTAAGCTATCCGGGCGTTAAAATTTATGATAAGGATATGTCGCCGCTTGATGCCTTGTCGGCAATTATTGGCCAGGGTCGTAACTCTATCTTTTACAAAAACTTTGTAAAAACCCGCAAGGCAGCCCAGGCTACTATGGGTTCATCAAATACCGAGCTTGCCGGCGAAATCTCGATGAGAGTAGTTCCATTCCCCGGCCAGACTTTGGCTGATGCCAAGAAACTGATGGATGAATCACTTGCCGAGTTTGAGCAAAAAGGTGTGAGCGATGACGATCTTGCCCGTTTCAAAGCAAATTCTGAAGCCGATTATATCAACAGCTTGTCCAGCGTAAACGGTAAAGTATCCGAGCTGGCCCAGGCCCAAACTTTTACCGGTAACCCTAACCAGATTGGCCGCGAGTTGGCAGCCATCCGCGCGGTTACCAAAGAGGATGTGATGCGTGTTTATAATCAATACATTAAAGGTAAACCGGCCGTAATATTAAGTGTACTGCCTAAAGGCGGGGCTTTACAACCCGTTGCGCCGGATAATTTTACGATTGACACCACCGGTTACAAAAGGCCTGATTACGGTTACAACGGTTTAACTTACCACAAACCTAATGACAATTTTGACCGTAAACTTAAACCGGGCGTTGGCCCTAACCCGGCTATTAAAGTTCCGGCTATGTGGTCGGCCAATACGCCAAACGGTATCAATATTATCGGTACCGAAAACAACGAGATCCCGGCGGTAGCTATATCAATGTCGATAAAAGGTGGTGGTTTATTTGCAGTGGCTAACCCGGCCAAAGCAGGCCTTGCCGGCATTGTAGGCAAAATGATGAATGAGGGTACCCAAAAATATACGTCGGAGCAGTTTAATGCCGAACTCGAAAAGCTGGGTAGCAGCATCAGCGTTTTTGCAAGCTTCGACCAGGTATCGGTAGAAGTTTCATCGCTTACCAAAAACCTGGGTAAAACAATGAGCCTGTTAGAAGAAAGACTATATCACCCTAAATTTACACAAGACGATCTCGACAGGATCAAGAAACAAACCCTTGAAGGCTTTAAACAGGCTAAAACCCAACCGGCCGGTGTAGCCACCACAGTTTACGGAAAAATACTTTATGGCACCGATAACGTGCGCACTTACGCGGCAGGTGGCAATGAAGAAACAGTAGCCGGCATTACCTTACAGGATGTGCAGGATTATTACGATGCCAACTTTGCACCATCGGTAACCAAAGTTGTGGTTGTTGGCGATGTGAATGAAGCTGCGGCAAAAAATGCGCTCGCCTTTTTAAACACCTGGAAAGATAAAAAAATAAGCATCCCTGCACCTGCCGCCGGTAAAACTTTTGATAAAACTACTTTATACCTGGTTGATATTCCTGGTGCTGCACAATCTGAAATCAGGATAGGTTATCTGGATAACATTAACTACGATGCTACGGGCGAGTATTATAAACTGAATATAGCCAACTACATTTTAGGCGGTGCATTCAACAGCCATATCAATCTTAATTTGCGTGAGAAAAAAGGCTGGACTTATGGCGCGCGTTCATCATTTAGCTCGGGCAAATACGGTGGCGATTTCACTGCTTCGGCAGGTGTTTTGGCAACTGCTACAGACAGCTCGGTGGTTGAGTTTATGAAGGAGATTAGCAACTATCAAAAAAACGGTATTACCGCCGATGAACTGAAGTTTACCCAAACCTCGATAGGCCAGGCTGATGCACGCCGTTATGAAACTAACGACCAGAAAGCATCATTTTTATCGCGCATACAGGAGTATAACCTGAAACCATCATTTGTTGATGAGCAAAACAAAATCTTATCAACCATCACCACTGCCGAGATCAATCAACTGGCCACAAAATACCTCGATACCAATAAAATGATCATCCTGGTAGTTGGCGATAAGGCAAAAATTTATTCCGGTTTACAAAAGTTGGGGTATCCTATTGTAGAGCTTGATGCTGATGGTAAAGTGAAGCAATAA